aattagttttcttgctgttaccggaaagtctggtatccgttactattctttctcattacgatcactgttgctatattttcttgtaaccgttgcgaaaatttaatgattgtgcaacaataaattgacgttgaagccttatttaagtaaaaaagtagagtaaacctcagaaactgattttgcgttacaataaccaaaaaaggatcgacaatagcgcaaaattgttacgcgtacctcgttttacgtaattctaacaatattcaaaccgttttttttaacgatacctgttttactgaatttttctagttactataaaaaatgaaatttttctcagtgtggtaTTATTCTTTGAGCAAGTTAGGGGGAAATATCGATTGTTCAATGCATCATTTCCGTCATGTATCGCGATAGTTTGGAAAAAAGTATCctgcgaagaaaaatataaaagtaaacCGCGAGGCAGGTctgatcgatatttttaccgaTCACTTTCCGATCAAAGGTGAATCGTTCGATCCTCCGGCAGAAGACGCGCCGTTTGCAGAGGCGGGCTTCACCAGCACTTCGTAATTGGTGAACGGAAGTTCCTGATCACCAAAGGGGATGAAACTGAGACGACGGTTTGGTTGTAGCTGAAAATAGTCAGATTTTACAAggaattaatcattttttcaggCCAGATTCGTCGTCACAAGTTCATTTCATCATCGCCATTAGCTCCGGACGCACCTTGCCGACGATAACTTGATCCTCGTGGGAAACTCTGGATACGAAGAGCTTCACATTTCCGGATGTTTCACCGCCCGATATTGCCGCGTCAGGAACTGCGCCAAGGGATGCTGGGAGCCAGCCGAAACGGCAACCCGTTAATACCTGAAAGAGTTTGAGTCAGGTTTGAATCAATGATTTTGTGTTTTATTGCATCGCATTGTTATGGCAAAGTCTTCAATTCTTGgactattttcattcattggGACCCAAAAACTGACGAGATATTCAAACTGACGCGATGTTTATAGGCGAATATCTCTCAATCGGTTACAGTTTGGAAAATTGTATTtcggtacttttttttatagaattattatatattataaaatttcccATAAGAATTTGTAGTTAGATAATTCAGAAGTCAATCCGTtcaagagaaaacaaaaaccactcgataatattttgatttttttcaaacatgttatttaaatggaaaatggaaaaaataaaatggacgcctccaaatatcaatattaagagctcgtATTTGGCTGAGATATTCTATTTGAGCTGCTTGAATTTTTAAGTACGTTTGATAAAATCGAATCACAATCAAATTGAGCAACAAGTTATCGCGGTATAAATTGACGAAATCCacccacttttttttcgttttacaaatttaaaatcCTACGATTAAGTGGTCAATAAAAAATGACGAGGTTTCGAAATCCTTGGCAAGTtagaaataagaaattcaatattcCTACCTGAAATTCCGTTTTTTGATAGACAAACAGAGACGAAGTCACGTGGCATTCTCCAATCCGTCCTTTTATCGGCACGTAACTTCCGGGTGCAACTTCACCGTCATGGCTTGCGCGACAGACGAAAatttcgtcgtcgttgttcCTTCCGCCCCGAACGGCACCTGGAGGAAGTCCGCCAGAGGCGTCCTTCCATCGGGCTGTAATCGCGAGAATAAAGCGCTTACAATTGGTGAAACATgtttgttgcaaaaaaaaaaaaaaaagaaaaaattgtttcaaactcCTTTGTCAATCAGGTTCCCACTGACCCCTGCAGTCCTGTGTGGCCAACGAATAATCCGGCCCCAGAGCGAATTGGACATCTGCAAAACTGCTCGCGTCCGGATCTTCGCCTCTCTCACGATGCAGAGTAAAACTAAGGAACTGCGGAGACAAGGGACTTGGATCACGCCACTGGATGACCGGGGATGCGGAACCTCCTTTTCCCATCGTCACTGATCCATCtgcaaagtaaaaatttttttcactcaaagGTACGTTGCTTGATTTGTGCAAATTCATCGGCCGGCATGATGCGAGGgggtaaaaaatacaatttgcaCTTGTTCCTCGTGCTTTTGAGCGTCGAAGCACACGGTAATACTGCAGAATCGTTGCTCTGCGTTTCGTTAATTACTCGTTATAACGTAGTTGAATTTCAACGAATGTAATCCCCTTTTCAGGAATACCGCTGTATACTTGTAATTTGACAAAAGTCTGCACGaagatttgttgaaaaattttcacgaaccACCGAATTTAATTTGACAATCGAAAATCTTTTTTATGTAGAAAAATCTATCGCAATTCTTCATTCCCATTTCCGTGACACTGGCAATAAGGAATTCGCTGGTATACAGAATTGGATTCTGACCGTAAGCCACGGGGAAAAACGTGGTAAATTATCAACACATACCTCTGGTGAGTCTGATCCAGTATCGAGCGCGTTCTCGATCATTCGAGAAGCCGTCTTGCTTAAAGGCAGCTTTGTTCTCTCCGAGATGACGTCGGCGAAGGTAAGCTCCTCTCTGGCTGATACCAAATTCGTAGCAATCTCCCAAGGAGCTTACAGCAGGGCTGAGAAGAATCTTGAACGGAGGAACACAGACTTGGGTTTATCTTtggagagtaaaaaataagaataaaaataaaaataataacgaaaacgGAAAGTAACTCACTTGAAACTCTTTCGATGTCCTGACGGTGAAGTAAAGCGTCACAGCGTCGTCCGAATGGCTAACGACCTCGGAAAGCGGATAATACTGACCGTATCCGGTCGAAGTTACCACTGACTGATGTCTGTCTGCTGAAACGCCTGAAACAAGATCGTCGCGAATTTTAACAAGGATTTTTCGGTGATGACGCGTAGTCCTGCgattagttgaaaaaaagaaaacatgagaaaactttttataTCATTCCTCTGCACACTTTTTCATACTAATCAAAACTCATACTTGCCAGGTTTCCATCGACGTGAGACCTTGGAACagtttttcggaattttaatATCGGGTACAAGCTGCAGAGTTTTCACATAGATGGAACAATTTCTGTCTCCGATAAGCGCAGAGCATCAAGCTTcgtttttttcgaaatcgaGATCAGAGAGAAAAACGTGCTTCGAAATAATAAAGACGCTATCTCGGAGGACGCTTGAAACGAAATCGAAAGAACAGCACGGCGAGATAAAAATCTCCCGATCACCGGGGTGAAATTTTACCTACCAACAGTGTTCGCCTCGTCGCTATATCCGTACTTCCATTCGGCTGGAGTCCCAGACCGGAAGCTGAGGTATTGAAGGTTGAGGGGCCTCGGGTCTCGCCACTCGTGGAAAGGGGTGTCTTTTCCTCCGATGCCGACCTGGATAAAGGTCCTTCGGGAATCTGACTTTATTCTTATCCAAAAATTTCGGAACTGCTGACGATTCAGCAGGTTCACCGTCCTGATCGACGCGCTCGGCTCCTCCTGGCAAGGACATCGTCCTCTGATGTAGTTAACCGTGTTGTCGTGGGCTCCAAGGACTATTTCATAGACCGGTCCGTCCGCCTGAAGGATATTAAAGCGGGATTAATCCTGCGCAAGTGAAACTGACAAAGTAGTGGCCAAGTATCAGGAAACGAAACCGTGAAGCTGTTGAAATTGTCAGATCAATTCGGAATTAGCTTTCTTTTAATACAACGAGTGCATGAATTAGGAGATGGAAAAACTGACGTGATATATGATTGTGAAACGAACAAGAATTTCTGCCGTTAATTCCAGTGTCGAACCGCAAGTTTGATTTCCTTGAGGACAGAGGCAATAAGGAAAgctaaatttgaatattgaaaattgaacgttGATCTCACCTGGTGCGATGGGGCTAATAAAATGTGAGCATCTCTCGGCGCGCGGACAGAAAATCGCAGGGTTTTTTCCGCGGCCATGTTCGATTCGAGTGGGAAAAATTGGCTGTAGTAGTAGCCATTTGTGTAGAGCGTCTTCACGTCCTTGCTCGAAACTGGAATCGGTTATTAATAAATGACGGAACGCCGTTGAGAGCCGTGAGATTTAATGTTGTTTCGAGCCGATGCGAAACACCGTTTCTTTAGCGATGAACTCAATCGATGAGATAGGATTTCAAATCCTTcgtaaagtaaaaataatcgatcgtACTTAATTACTGtttgcaaatttgaaattaccaAATTTCGGATAATATTCTGATGCAACGATTATGAGTAAATTCAAGACGAATATTTCACTGTTTGACAAAGTTCGCTTTCCGTGAATCGTGTTTATCACAATCGACGCCAGACTTTCGGTTtgggagtaaaaaaatatcgtcaagGTTTGCATACAGCATTGAAGCCGTTCTCTCGCAGCGTAGAGTGATTACGAATTATGAAATCCTCACTCATCCTTATCCTCGTTTGTATTTTCTTCTTGGGAAATTGACGAATCTCGATACACCAAATCGAATTTGGTGCCAGACTGCGATTCACGCGAAACGTTTTTTCTCTCAGATTCCCAAAGCCATGTAATAAATGTTCGTTAAGTCTTACCTTGAACAGCCGAGACGGCGAGAGTCGCAATAACGATAACTTGTTTGAAGCCCATCGTTTGCCTGGAGGCAAAATCTTTATCCTAGTTAATTCTGACGTAAATATCAAAACCGAAACATGTTGCACAGTCTCTGATATTTTTATAGCTGGAAGTTGCTGCAGAAGTTTGATTCTGCGTAcctcgaattttttcaactttggcAGAGTGTCGAGTTTCGCGTGATCTATAGATTGGGATATTATAGAACTACTCGGTTTCGAAGAGGAGGAAAGACTGGCATCTTAACTGGTTGTAAGACTCGGGTCAGGCTGACCGGAGCGGAATCTGGTTGCCGATGAGCTCATTGTAAGAAAGACGTAGCTTCAACCttcgcaagaaaaaaaaaaaaatggtttggAACGAGTTTGCAGAATTTCCAGACAGTGTCTGAAGTGGTCAGATGTTTTCCTATACTGAAAATGTTCATTTGTTAATTcgtaaaatgtttttaaagAATTCAGCGTGTAACTGATTGCATGATTTATCTTGTAAATTCGACGAAATATCTAAGAAATCacataataaattacaaaagcaCGAATCATCGGATAtaatagataaaaatttgtatagtTCAGTATATAATAGTTGATTATATGATTTTTGATCTGGTATATCCGATGATTCGTGCTCTTTTAATTTATCATGTGATTTCTCATATATTTTATCGACTTTACAAGATAAATCATGTAAATAATTACACGCTGAATTCGTTCGGaacattttataatttgatACCTGATCTTCGCAAGGCTGCTGTTTCGATGAAGGACGCACAGATCGCTTGTGAATTTGTGAAATGACCTTTATTTTCGTGAGATATCGCAGGTGACGAAGAACTTGCGATCCTCTGACTCTGAGCTCTCGGTCAAACCACTCCTGTTTTACAGCTTCAAGGGGGTAAACGATCGGTTCAAGGTTTTCGTGTAGCTTCTgcatttgtatatttttacgtaTGACATATTCTGGGAAAAATGATCAAAGAATATCGTAGTGTTCTGTTATACTATAATCGTTTCAAACAAGTTCACAGCAATTATAAACTGGGTAGAAATCTTGAAATCACTGTATTAGGATAATCTCTTTCAGGATAAACACGCCGGTCAACCTGTAGTGCCAATTTTTCATTGCGGAAGTatgtgaattttattttgcttaagagtaataaagaaataaataaataaatgaagtaaGAAAAATCACACAGGGATCGGCACTGTACACAGCTGTCAGATTGTGAAATTTAGTAAGTTCAGTAGTCGGCTCTGCACGCACGCTTAATTACAACATGCgtacataatattataatatagtTGTGTTAAATGATACACACAATCttgaaaagaataattttatctTCGTATGTAAATGGTAAAGATTCTTCACAGCTCCCAGAGATGAGATTCGGTCAGAAAACTAGTTATGctaatgaattattttcttcattcgtACGAAAAATGTACTTATTAAATTTGTAACCAGTGCTTATGAGGTGCAAAAattacattcttttttttattgatatttgtCTAAAGCAAAAAACCCAGAATTATTTGCACACAAATCGATCATGACGCATTGGAGTagcgcgagaa
Above is a genomic segment from Neodiprion pinetum isolate iyNeoPine1 chromosome 1, iyNeoPine1.2, whole genome shotgun sequence containing:
- the LOC124225043 gene encoding uncharacterized protein, which produces MGFKQVIVIATLAVSAVQVSSKDVKTLYTNGYYYSQFFPLESNMAAEKTLRFSVRAPRDAHILLAPSHQADGPVYEIVLGAHDNTVNYIRGRCPCQEEPSASIRTVNLLNRQQFRNFWIRIKSDSRRTFIQVGIGGKDTPFHEWRDPRPLNLQYLSFRSGTPAEWKYGYSDEANTVGVSADRHQSVVTSTGYGQYYPLSEVVSHSDDAVTLYFTVRTSKEFQILLSPAVSSLGDCYEFGISQRGAYLRRRHLGENKAAFKQDGFSNDRERARYWIRLTRDGSVTMGKGGSASPVIQWRDPSPLSPQFLSFTLHRERGEDPDASSFADVQFALGPDYSLATQDCRARWKDASGGLPPGAVRGGRNNDDEIFVCRASHDGEVAPGSYVPIKGRIGECHVTSSLFVYQKTEFQVLTGCRFGWLPASLGAVPDAAISGGETSGNVKLFVSRVSHEDQVIVGKLQPNRRLSFIPFGDQELPFTNYEVLVKPASANGASSAGGSNDSPLIGK